TTCTATTCTAATTTCTGCGTCATGAATTTTAGCTATCTCCTTACATAATGAAAGCCCGAGCCCGAGGCCTCCTCCATTCGCTCTCGATCTCGATTTGTCGGACATAAAGAATGGCTCAAAGACTTTTGTTATGTCGTCATCAGGAATACCGATCCCTGTATCTTTCACTTCAAGAATAATTTTTGACTCCGTATCTCTGTATGAACGTACAAGTATTTTATCGTTGTTCTTCGATGCTTTAATCGCATTGTCTATCAGGTTTGCAAGTAAAATTTTCATCAAATCCTTATCCATTAAAACACTCAGATGCTCCGTCGATATTTCCAGATCCATATTCTTTATGTTCAGCTTTGGAATAAAGGAATGTTTGATTTCCACAAAAAGTTCGTCAAGTTTTCCCTTTTTCAACTCAAAATCTTCTTCTCGCAAAACAATGAGCTCCATAAGCTTAAATGTCAGTTTCTCTAGCCGCTTTCCTTCTTCATAGATAAAGCTTAATGAGTTGATATAAGTCTCTTCATCATGTTTATTCGTTCGTAAATAATCCGCATAGCCTATGATCGAAGTTAAAGGAGTCCTAAGTTCATGTACCAGGTTATCGATAAACCTTTGCTTGTCTTCTGAAGTTTTTTTAAGCTGGTTTACTTTATCTTCTACATCAGCGGCCATCAAATTGAAATTTTCCGCTAACAACCCGATTTCATCATTCGATTTCACCTTTACTCTTTCGCTGAAATTCCCGCCTGCAATTATTCTTGTTGACTGGATCAGTTTATTAATCGGTTTTACGATAAACATGCTCATGATTATGGTAACAATGACCAAAATTGCTGAAACAAGAGCATTTAACTTGATTAAAAGGCTTAATAAGTCTTCTCTATTTTCATAAACACTCGAAATATCTTTCACATAAGAAAGCTTATAGTGATTATTTTCCAAATAAATATTCTTAGCTATAAATAAGTAAGTCTTTTCCCCTAGATCCCGTATGATGTAATTTACTTTATCGGATGGGATGTTTAATTCTTCTCGATGAGTAAGAGTTATCTTGTTGTTTTTAAAATGGCTAAAAATCACTTCGTTATTTTCATCTATTACATCCAGATACACATCCTGTTCTCCGAGGTTGTCCAAGTACGTACGAATCATGGAATCTATGTTTGGTTTGCCAACTCCTTCAGCATCCGGGTTTGAAGATTTTTGAACTTTAAGTAGATATAGATTTGATTCTAAAGAGTTAGCAAATCGATTCTGTTCACTTATCCCGGAACGGATCTCCATATTGAGATTGAGTTCAAAGCTGCTATTAATAAGGTAAATGGATGCTGGTACAAAAAAGATCTCAAATATGATTAATGTACATAAAAATATCCTCTGCCAAAATTTCATTTATTCCTCCAGCCTATACCCCAATTTAAATACTGTTTTAATTTCATCTTTCCATCCCAGCTTTTTTCTTAGCTTTTGTATATGATTGTCTATCGTCCGAGTTTCGCCAATGTAGTCATATCCCCAAATTTTTTCTATGATTTTTTCCCTCGTTAATACGATGTTTTTATTTTGTACTAAAAACACCAATAACTCGAACTCTTTCAAGGTAAGCTCAATCATTTCACCGTTCTTTTTCACCTGCATTTCTTGCAAGTATACTTCTGTGTCTTTAAAATTTATGATGTTGCTTTTTTTATTGTAATGCCTTAATACATTTTCAATTCTGGCCAGTAATTCAATCCCTTCAAAGGGTTTCGTCATATAGTCATCTACTCCCGCTTTTAATCCATACACCTTATCCGCAACTGAACTTTTCGCAGTTAAAAAAATGACAGGTATCCCTAAAGGTTTTATTTTTTCAAATAAAGTAAATCCATCAACTTTTGGAAGCATGACATCCAAAAGTATGAGATCAAAACGATCGCTTTCAATTACACTCAGGGCTTCCTCTCCATTAAAAACGATTGAACTCTCATAATTTGCGGTATTTAAATTCAATTTTATTAAATTTGCTACTGCGATATCATCTTCTACAACTAAAATTTTTATCATCTGTTTTTACCTCATTCCTTTTGTAACGGTTAGATGGAGTAAGTACCATTTTGGGCACTTACTCCATCTTTTACGTCCTACAATATCTTAATTTACTTACAGTTCTCTGAAATTCTCACGGTAATCTTTTTCTTCGGAAGGTAGAGGGATTAGTCTGTCATAATTAATCTCATATCTAGATACTGAATAATTCTTCAGACTAATTGTCATATCTACATCTCTTCCATCTTCCAGGTTGCAAAGAACACGTACGGTTCCGGAACTAGCATTCTTACTAACCTTCATGGTATTTTCCTTAACATTTTTCTGTTGTTTATCAAAAAAGTTGATAACCGCAGATTTAACTTTCTCATCATCGATTGTTGTCACTGAGCTTTGAGCTTCATTAGTGAAAGCAGTTAAAGAAACAATTTCACCTGTTTTTTCATTTATGACAATCTGATTAGAAGCGGCCATGGGCTGGTTTAAGTCTTCAGCACGAACAAACTGTACAACGATAACATCTGCTGTATCTTTTTTGGCGTTTTCTTTTAATACAGCTGCATCTTCTTTTGAATATAAATCCATAAAGAACTTAAAGTTATCTTGGTTGTTCGTTCGATTTACACGCGCCTCACCAAAAGATTTCGCGTCAAGCCCCATATAGTCTTTTAGAGCTTTGGTTGCCATTTTTACCGCTTCTTCATCACTAATCTTTCCATTTGCTACTTTGACTACATCATTTGTAGTGGTTTGATTTGTGCCATTTCCTTCTTTGCTTGCCAACGTTACGACTTTGTTTTTAGTAGAATTAACTGCGTTATCGCTTGCAAATACAGCTGCTGTAGCACCGCCTACAATTGTTAGTGCCATTGACAAAACGAGAATATTTTTTTTGTTCATGGTAATGCCTCCTGAAATTTTTGTTTTTGGTTTGGGCACGAAACCCTTGTTACAGTTAATAGAATATAGCGTTCATATGTTAAAAGTATCTTTCAGTTGTCTCCAAGTTGTAAATTCTATAAAAACCATTTCGTTCGTTGTTACAGGGAAGATTGAAAACCACCTGGAGGCTTGCTTCAGATGGTTTTCAAGAGCGGGTTTCACATTCCTACCGTTGAATGAGATTAGAACATCGTAACCGATTCAATTTCTAATATTACTATAGAAAAGAAAAGCAAAGAACAGTATCCAACAACAAATACTGTTCTTTGCTTTTCATTTTCAGATTATGCTTTTTTAAGATCGAAACGATCTGCATTCATTACCTTCACCCATGCAGCAATGAAGTCACTCACAAACTTTTCTTTGTTATCGTCTTGCGCATAAACTTCTGCAATGGCACGCAGAACGGAGTTTGATCCGAACACGAGGTCAACAGTAGTCGCTGTACGCACGACTTCACCGGATTTGCCATCACGTCCTTCAAATACACCGCCGTCTACAGGCTTCCACTGTACGCCCATGTCTAGCAAGTTAACGAAGAAGTCGTTTGTGAGTGTACCTACGCGATCCGTGAATACACCGTGTTGTGTGCCACCGTGGTTTGTACCGATAACACGCATACCGCCAACGAGTGCAGTCATTTCTGGAGCAGTAAGATTTAGTAACTGTGCCTTGTCTATCAGGAGTTCCGCAGGACTGACACGATATTGCTTCTTCTGGTAGTTCCGGAAACCATCAGCGATTGGCTCGAGTACGTCGAAGCTTTCTGCATCGGTTTGCTCTTGTGTTGCATCGCCACGTCCAGGAGCAAAAGGAACCGTTACATCAAAGCCAGCATCTAGTGCGGCTTTTTCTACTGCGGCACTACCGCCGAGTACAATCAAATCGGCCATGCTGACTTTTTTACCAAAGTCCTCTTGAATGACTCGTAGGATCGTAAGCACCTTTTCAAGTTTTTTCGGCTCATTCGCTTCCCACTCTTTCTGTGGAGCAAGACGGATGCGAGCACCATTAGCGCCACCACGCATATCCGAGCCACGGAAGGTACTAGCAGAAGCCCAAGCCGTTGTTACCAGCTCGCTGACGGTAAGGCCAGACTCTAAGATCCTTGTTTTCAGCTCTGCTACATCTGCATCTGTCAAATCATAATCAGCAGCGGGTATAGGATCTTGCCAAATAAAATCTTCTGCTGGAACTTCTGGACCTAAATATCTTGAGCGAGGCCCCATGTCGCGGTGTGTGAGTTTGAACCATGCACTTGCAAATGCATCTGCAAACTCCTCTGGATTCTCATAGTAACGACGAGAAATCTTTTCGTATGCGGGATCCATACGCAAGGCCATATCCGCAGTGGTCATCATCGTTGGAACACGAACGGATGCATCTTCTGCATCTGGTGCAAGATGCTCATCAGCAGGATTTACAGCAATCCACTGGTGGGCACCTGCCGGGCTCTTAGTCAGCTCCCATTCATATCCGAAAAGTAGTTCAAAGAAACCATTATCCCATTGTGTTGGATTCGCAGTCCAGGCACCTTCTATACCGCTGCTGATGGTGTCGCGACCTTTACCGGAACCGTGTGTGCTCTGCCATCCTAAGCCCATTGTTTCCAAAGGAGCAGCTTCCGGCTCTGGGCCTACAAGAGCAGCATCTCCTGCCCCGTGAGCCTTCCCAAATGTATGGCCGCCTGCCACGAGTGCAACGGTTTCTTCATCGTTCATTCCCATGCGTTTGAAGGTTTCGCGAATGTCGCGAGCACTAGCAAGCGGATCTGGATTCCCGTTCGGACCTTCTGGGTTCACATAAATCAGACCCATTTGAACAGCAGCAAGCGGATTCTCGAGCTCACGATCGCCGGAGTAACGCTTATCGCCTAGCCATTCCTTTTCAGCGCCCCAGTAAATATCTTCTTCTGGATGCCAAACGTCCGCGCGTCCGCCTCCAAAACCGCTTGTCTTCCCACCCATGGATTCAATAGCAGCATTACCTGCTAGAATGTACAAGTCTGCCCAAGAGATCTTGTTGCCATATTTTTGCTTGATCGGCCATAGAAGTCGACGAGCTTTGTCAAGGTTGGCATTGTCTGGCCAGCTG
This genomic stretch from Brevibacillus sp. DP1.3A harbors:
- the katG gene encoding catalase/peroxidase HPI — translated: MDSMATANTGKCPFSHGSTTNHNPSATSNKHWWPNQLNLNILHQHDRKSNPMGEEFNYAEEFQKLDYQALKQDLYDLMTNSQDWWPADYGHYGPLFIRMAWHSAGTYRTADGRGGAGTGTQRFAPLNSWPDNANLDKARRLLWPIKQKYGNKISWADLYILAGNAAIESMGGKTSGFGGGRADVWHPEEDIYWGAEKEWLGDKRYSGDRELENPLAAVQMGLIYVNPEGPNGNPDPLASARDIRETFKRMGMNDEETVALVAGGHTFGKAHGAGDAALVGPEPEAAPLETMGLGWQSTHGSGKGRDTISSGIEGAWTANPTQWDNGFFELLFGYEWELTKSPAGAHQWIAVNPADEHLAPDAEDASVRVPTMMTTADMALRMDPAYEKISRRYYENPEEFADAFASAWFKLTHRDMGPRSRYLGPEVPAEDFIWQDPIPAADYDLTDADVAELKTRILESGLTVSELVTTAWASASTFRGSDMRGGANGARIRLAPQKEWEANEPKKLEKVLTILRVIQEDFGKKVSMADLIVLGGSAAVEKAALDAGFDVTVPFAPGRGDATQEQTDAESFDVLEPIADGFRNYQKKQYRVSPAELLIDKAQLLNLTAPEMTALVGGMRVIGTNHGGTQHGVFTDRVGTLTNDFFVNLLDMGVQWKPVDGGVFEGRDGKSGEVVRTATTVDLVFGSNSVLRAIAEVYAQDDNKEKFVSDFIAAWVKVMNADRFDLKKA
- a CDS encoding response regulator transcription factor is translated as MIKILVVEDDIAVANLIKLNLNTANYESSIVFNGEEALSVIESDRFDLILLDVMLPKVDGFTLFEKIKPLGIPVIFLTAKSSVADKVYGLKAGVDDYMTKPFEGIELLARIENVLRHYNKKSNIINFKDTEVYLQEMQVKKNGEMIELTLKEFELLVFLVQNKNIVLTREKIIEKIWGYDYIGETRTIDNHIQKLRKKLGWKDEIKTVFKLGYRLEE
- a CDS encoding cell wall metabolism sensor histidine kinase WalK, translated to MKFWQRIFLCTLIIFEIFFVPASIYLINSSFELNLNMEIRSGISEQNRFANSLESNLYLLKVQKSSNPDAEGVGKPNIDSMIRTYLDNLGEQDVYLDVIDENNEVIFSHFKNNKITLTHREELNIPSDKVNYIIRDLGEKTYLFIAKNIYLENNHYKLSYVKDISSVYENREDLLSLLIKLNALVSAILVIVTIIMSMFIVKPINKLIQSTRIIAGGNFSERVKVKSNDEIGLLAENFNLMAADVEDKVNQLKKTSEDKQRFIDNLVHELRTPLTSIIGYADYLRTNKHDEETYINSLSFIYEEGKRLEKLTFKLMELIVLREEDFELKKGKLDELFVEIKHSFIPKLNIKNMDLEISTEHLSVLMDKDLMKILLANLIDNAIKASKNNDKILVRSYRDTESKIILEVKDTGIGIPDDDITKVFEPFFMSDKSRSRANGGGLGLGLSLCKEIAKIHDAEIRIESKLGEGTIIQLVFHC